The Kluyvera intermedia genome window below encodes:
- a CDS encoding DUF4223 family protein: MKNMLKAAAVVLALSTLTACTGTIQNKNKTCSYDYLLHPAISISKIIGGCGDVASVN, encoded by the coding sequence ATGAAGAACATGCTCAAAGCTGCGGCTGTGGTGCTGGCACTGTCTACTCTGACGGCTTGTACTGGTACTATTCAGAACAAAAATAAAACCTGTTCTTATGATTATCTGCTGCACCCCGCTATTTCTATTTCCAAAATTATTGGCGGCTGTGGCGACGTAGCATCCGTCAACTAA